The DNA window AGCACGATCCGGAGAAGCGCATTCTGGCGGCCGACGGCTCGCTGGTAAAACCCGATCGACCGGCGCATCACACCCAGGCCCAGGCCGCGGAGCTGATCGTCAAGATGCTGCGCAAGCGCAAACGGCGGCTGATCATGACCCCGGCGGGCAGCGCGGGCAACCTGCTGCACCGGATCTCGCCGCGCCTGCTCGAGGAGGCGATTCTCACGGCGCAGCGCAATGAATGGAAAGTCTACAAACGATTTTCATAGGATTAAAGGAGGCTGATAAATGGGATACGTCAAAACCCCCGAGGAGCTCAGCAAGTACTACAGCCTTGGCGTGCGCAAGTTCGTTGACGCGCAGATGCTGGGAGTAATGTTCCTCACCAAGCCCGAGATCGTGCAGCGACTGCTGCCGCCGCCGCTGGAGCCCGACGAGACCCCCGCGGGCCTGATGTTCATCGCCAGCTACAAGGCGACCAACCTCGGTCCGGGTTACCACGAGGCCGCGATCTATTTGCGCTGCCGCCACAACGGCGAGTCGGGCACCTACTGCCTGAGCATGCCCATCGACGCCGAGGCGCGGATGCACAACGGCCGCGACATCTTCGGTCTGCCCAAAAAAATGTCGCACATCAGCCTCGAGCGCGAGGGCGACACGGTGCGCGGCTGGGTCGAGCGCGCGGGAGTGCGCTTCGTGCAGGTCGAGGTCAAGCTCCAGGGCGAGCTGCCCGAGCTGCCGCCCACCGGCCCGAGCTTCACCTTTAAGGCCATGCCGCGCGTCGATTTGCAGCCCGGGTTCGACGGGCCGGTGCTGCTGGCGCGCCAGCAGACCACGATCGATCTCAAGCATTGCGAGGTGGGCCAAGCCACGGTGCAGCTCACGCCTTCCGCGGCCGACCCTTGGGCCGAGATCGAAATCGAGCAGACCTTGATGGGCTTTTTACTTGTCAGCGACAACACGATGCTGCCCGGCAAAATCGTGGCCGAGGTCGACCCCGAGGCCTTCCTGCCGTTCTATTTCAAGATGACCGACTTCTCGACCGGAGAGTGATCCAACTGCATATCTGTATTGTCAGCCAATAGAGGGAGAGAGAGATGATCGACTTCACGCCCGACGAGACCCAACTGCAAATCGTCGAGACCGCACGCAAGTTCGGCAAGGAGGTGTTGCAGCCCGCCGAGGTCGAGCTCGATGCGATCAACGACCCGCAGCAGGCCTTCGATTCCAAGCTGTTCTGGGATGTGCTGGGCCAGGCGTTCGAGCTGGGATTTCCCAAGATGGCCCTGCCCGAGAGCTGCGGCGGCCTGGAGCTCGACGCGAGCACCACGGGCATGGTTTGGGAAGAGCTGGCGCGTTGGGGCACGGGAATCACCGCCTGTTTGCTCGCCGGATCGGTGGTGCCGCAGCTGATCAACTTTTTAGCGCCGGACAATACCGAGCTGGTCGAGCGCTACGTGGCGCCGTTCTGCGCCGATAACACCGGCCGCAAGATCAGCGCCTGGGCCAGCTCCGAGCCGGACGTGGGCTCCGACGGCAAGCTGTATTTCGAGCCGAAGATCCGTCACTACACCACGGCGGTCCAGCGCGGCGACAAGTGGGTGATTAACGGCACCAAATCCAACTTCGTGTCCAACGGCACCATTGCCGACGTGTACATCGTCTTCGCCTGCGTCGATCCGTCCCAGGGGCTGCGCGGCTCGGGAGCGTTCGTGGTGCCCGCCGACGCGCCGGGCGTGTCGCGCGGCAAGCCGGTCCCGCGCGTGGGCCTGCGCAACCTCAACCAGGGTCCGGTGTTCTTCGAGGACGTCGAGATCCCGCAAAGCTACATGATCTTCCCTCCGGGCGAGGGCTACCCGATGCTGCACAACTCGATCATCACCGTGGGCAACGTGGGCGTGGGTTACCTGGCGGTGGGCCTGATGCGCGCGGCGTACGAGGACGCGCTGCAATACTCCAAAGAGCGCGTGCAGGGGCTCAAGCCGATCTTCGAGCACCAACTGATCGCGGACAAGCTGTTCAGCGCGTTCTGCGCCATCGAGTCCTCGCGCGCGCTGTTGTGGAAGGCCAGTTGGATGTGCCGCTCGAGTTTCCCGGGCGATCTTAAAACCAGCATCGCCGCGCGGGTCAACGCCACGGAGCAGGCCGTGAGCCACACCGCCCAGATGGTGCGCGTGCTTGGCGGCTACGGCATTTCCAGCGAGTACAACCTCGAGAAGTACGCGCGCGACGCGCTGCTGCTGACAATCATGGACGGCACCAACGAGACGCTGATGCTCAAGGGGGCCTCGTTACTCTAGGACGACAAGCGCGATGAAAAATTTGCAACTCGGTGATTTGCGGCACTATGCGCCGCGGCCCGGCGATGCGGACCTGGAGGCGTGCGACGCGGCGGCGCGTGAGCTGGCCGAGATAATCGCGCCGCTGATCCGCAAGTCCGCCGACCTGAGCGCTGCCGACCGATTGCGCGACGCGCGGCGTCGCGCCCGGGCCCTGGCGCTGTTCGGCCGCAACTTTACGATCAACCGACGCAAGCTGCGCAAGGGCGATCACGCCCTGCGGCCGCTGTACGCGATCTGGACCATGCTTAACCAGTGCAACTTCCGTTGCACCTACTGCGACAATCATCAGGGCCACGCCTACTACGATGTGGACGACCCCGGGCGATTGGACACCGTAGGCGGCAAGCGGCTGCTGGAACTGATCCACAGCGGCACGCCCGCGCTCTACTGGTGCGGGGGCGAGCCGACCCTGCGCGACGACCTGCCCGAGCTGCTCGACTACTCGTGGGACCTGGGCTTCTTCCCGAACATGATCAATACCAACGGCTTCAACATCCATCAACGACTGCAGCAGCGGGCCTGGCGCGACTTCCTCTGGCAGATGGATGTGGTCGTAGTCAGCCTCGACGCGCTGAACCAGCGACTGCTGCGCAAGCTCTGGGGCGTGAGCAAGACCGAACAGGTGCTGGTCAACCTGCTGCTGCTGCGCCGTCTGCGCGAACTG is part of the Candidatus Alcyoniella australis genome and encodes:
- a CDS encoding acetoacetate decarboxylase family protein codes for the protein MGYVKTPEELSKYYSLGVRKFVDAQMLGVMFLTKPEIVQRLLPPPLEPDETPAGLMFIASYKATNLGPGYHEAAIYLRCRHNGESGTYCLSMPIDAEARMHNGRDIFGLPKKMSHISLEREGDTVRGWVERAGVRFVQVEVKLQGELPELPPTGPSFTFKAMPRVDLQPGFDGPVLLARQQTTIDLKHCEVGQATVQLTPSAADPWAEIEIEQTLMGFLLVSDNTMLPGKIVAEVDPEAFLPFYFKMTDFSTGE
- a CDS encoding acyl-CoA dehydrogenase family protein; this encodes MIDFTPDETQLQIVETARKFGKEVLQPAEVELDAINDPQQAFDSKLFWDVLGQAFELGFPKMALPESCGGLELDASTTGMVWEELARWGTGITACLLAGSVVPQLINFLAPDNTELVERYVAPFCADNTGRKISAWASSEPDVGSDGKLYFEPKIRHYTTAVQRGDKWVINGTKSNFVSNGTIADVYIVFACVDPSQGLRGSGAFVVPADAPGVSRGKPVPRVGLRNLNQGPVFFEDVEIPQSYMIFPPGEGYPMLHNSIITVGNVGVGYLAVGLMRAAYEDALQYSKERVQGLKPIFEHQLIADKLFSAFCAIESSRALLWKASWMCRSSFPGDLKTSIAARVNATEQAVSHTAQMVRVLGGYGISSEYNLEKYARDALLLTIMDGTNETLMLKGASLL
- a CDS encoding radical SAM protein produces the protein MKNLQLGDLRHYAPRPGDADLEACDAAARELAEIIAPLIRKSADLSAADRLRDARRRARALALFGRNFTINRRKLRKGDHALRPLYAIWTMLNQCNFRCTYCDNHQGHAYYDVDDPGRLDTVGGKRLLELIHSGTPALYWCGGEPTLRDDLPELLDYSWDLGFFPNMINTNGFNIHQRLQQRAWRDFLWQMDVVVVSLDALNQRLLRKLWGVSKTEQVLVNLLLLRRLRELVKFKLSVNTVISEQTLDEARAVLDLCADLDLWFVPVPVNQGHRPSESLLQNPDYQALAELILQRKADGQKIIGSATLLGRLLYCRPHTCYTTLKPHIWSDGSLCWPCRAPVNVEPQDINLLKFDSFDQAYAAGRKLVNPDNFHGPAANQCGGECAWMQNYTTSRYAEGLLHPLQSGIVGEIAEFALNPAKW